The following proteins are co-located in the Pedobacter sp. FW305-3-2-15-E-R2A2 genome:
- a CDS encoding DUF6515 family protein, with protein sequence MKTSWFKPLIIAGAIVLMSGATVSTVFAQRSGHGGGRGGHGPSRGGSSYRPSTGQVFRGGNRIGYIGRRPGHIYRPGFGIYRRPFYGYRSYYRPYLGLRINVLPFGYYPFFFGTDQFYYSGGLFYREYDNAYKVVVPPVGAEVPNIPSDAKEVQINGQTYYEYKGVYYNIIEKADGKSVYVVAGKDGVLNTDSNNSAAKDRGVQVGDVVETLPESSREVFIKGERYYVTDDGAYYEEVVNGGKISYKVIGLDNSGL encoded by the coding sequence ATGAAAACTTCTTGGTTTAAACCGCTGATCATTGCAGGGGCAATTGTGTTGATGAGCGGCGCTACGGTTAGCACTGTTTTTGCCCAAAGATCCGGACATGGCGGAGGAAGAGGGGGCCATGGTCCGTCCAGAGGAGGAAGTTCCTACAGACCTTCAACAGGGCAGGTATTCCGGGGAGGGAACCGGATTGGCTATATTGGCAGAAGGCCCGGACATATTTACAGACCTGGCTTCGGAATTTACAGAAGACCATTTTATGGATACCGCAGTTATTACAGACCTTACCTCGGACTTCGGATTAATGTATTGCCATTCGGGTATTATCCTTTCTTCTTTGGTACCGATCAGTTTTATTATTCCGGTGGATTATTTTACAGGGAATATGACAATGCTTATAAAGTAGTCGTTCCTCCGGTAGGCGCCGAAGTACCCAATATCCCTTCCGATGCCAAGGAAGTTCAGATCAACGGACAAACGTATTATGAATACAAAGGGGTGTACTATAACATTATTGAAAAAGCCGATGGGAAATCTGTGTATGTGGTAGCCGGAAAAGATGGGGTATTGAATACGGATTCCAATAATTCAGCTGCTAAGGATCGGGGTGTTCAGGTGGGCGATGTGGTAGAGACTTTACCTGAAAGTTCCAGAGAGGTCTTTATCAAAGGAGAAAGATATTATGTAACTGATGATGGTGCGTATTATGAAGAAGTGGTCAATGGCGGGAAAATAAGCTATAAAGTGATCGGACTGGATAATTCTGGTCTTTAA
- a CDS encoding Na+/H+ antiporter: protein MIHANLLLILALFFAMALLYLLSQRWKISYPIFLVIGGLGISFIPGIPPININPDIVFLIFLPPLLFEAAWYTSWNEFWKWKRSILLLGFGLVLITSLAIAYFSASIIPGFTLALGFLLGGIISPPDAVAATSVLKGVDMPKRGLTMLEGESLVNDAASLTVFRFALACILTGQFVFQKAATDFIILAVMGVIVGLAIAHILYLVLRYWAKSSSITTPITLIAPYLMYIVAEQFHWSGVLAVVSGGLFLSFRSNDFLNYHTRLQTKEVWATVGFLLNGFVFILIGLELPVIVEGLEGYSIDEAINYALIISAIVIIARIILVYLVTFIPRLSPKIRKREKSPGLKLPFIIGWAGMRGVVSLASALAIPLTLSNGEAFPHRNLILFITFIVILITLVFQGLTLPIFLKLLKVEEIDDHVPFDQQKEAIHLFLAKEAVLYLDNKYSKEMADFETIRRIKEQMERSIRATEQTVAEQKQQVASVRKLYKKIMLDLTTFRRKELNKLRATKKYDDEVLRDMENNLDLEEARFYKH from the coding sequence ATGATACATGCGAACCTCCTCCTGATCCTTGCTTTGTTTTTTGCAATGGCACTCCTTTACCTGCTGAGCCAACGATGGAAAATCTCCTATCCCATTTTCCTGGTTATCGGCGGACTGGGCATCAGTTTTATTCCCGGCATTCCTCCAATCAATATCAATCCTGACATCGTTTTTCTCATTTTCCTTCCTCCCTTGCTATTTGAAGCAGCCTGGTACACTTCCTGGAATGAATTCTGGAAATGGAAAAGGTCTATACTCTTACTCGGCTTTGGACTGGTACTCATTACTTCTCTGGCCATTGCTTATTTCTCGGCCAGCATTATTCCCGGTTTTACCCTCGCGTTGGGCTTTTTATTGGGTGGAATCATTTCTCCCCCGGATGCGGTCGCAGCTACCTCTGTGTTAAAAGGGGTCGACATGCCAAAACGGGGATTAACGATGCTGGAAGGCGAAAGTCTGGTCAACGATGCGGCCTCATTAACCGTATTTCGTTTTGCATTGGCCTGTATCCTCACCGGGCAGTTTGTATTTCAAAAAGCAGCCACAGATTTTATCATCCTTGCAGTAATGGGGGTCATCGTCGGACTGGCGATTGCACATATCCTTTACCTCGTACTTCGCTATTGGGCAAAGTCCTCCAGCATTACAACACCCATTACGCTGATCGCACCATACCTGATGTATATTGTGGCAGAGCAATTCCACTGGTCGGGCGTTTTAGCAGTAGTCAGTGGTGGTTTGTTCCTCTCTTTCCGTTCCAATGATTTCTTAAACTATCATACGCGTCTGCAGACCAAAGAAGTATGGGCTACGGTAGGCTTCCTGCTGAATGGATTTGTTTTCATTCTTATTGGTCTGGAACTGCCAGTCATTGTGGAAGGTTTGGAAGGTTATTCCATAGATGAAGCCATTAATTATGCCTTGATCATCAGTGCAATTGTGATCATTGCCAGGATCATCCTGGTATACCTGGTGACCTTTATTCCAAGGTTAAGCCCGAAAATCAGGAAACGTGAAAAGAGTCCCGGCCTGAAACTGCCATTTATTATTGGCTGGGCAGGCATGCGTGGCGTGGTTTCCCTGGCTTCAGCTTTGGCCATTCCACTCACTTTAAGCAACGGAGAAGCATTCCCGCATCGGAACCTGATCTTGTTCATCACCTTTATTGTCATCCTGATTACCCTGGTGTTTCAGGGATTAACCCTACCTATTTTCCTTAAACTGTTAAAAGTAGAAGAAATAGACGACCATGTTCCTTTTGATCAGCAAAAAGAAGCCATTCATCTCTTCTTAGCCAAGGAAGCTGTTTTATACCTGGACAACAAATACAGTAAAGAAATGGCTGATTTTGAAACCATCCGGAGGATCAAAGAGCAAATGGAGCGCAGCATCAGGGCCACAGAACAAACGGTTGCCGAGCAAAAACAACAGGTTGCTTCTGTACGAAAATTATATAAAAAGATCATGCTCGACCTCACTACTTTCAGAAGGAAAGAATTAAATAAACTCCGGGCAACCAAAAAATATGATGATGAAGTGCTCAGAGATATGGAAAACAACCTGGATCTGGAAGAAGCACGTTTTTACAAACATTAA
- a CDS encoding organic hydroperoxide resistance protein → MKVLYTAAATATGGRNGQVKSSDGVLDLEVRMPKALGGAQDGYTNPEQLFAAGYSACFDSALNLVIKTGKITTGVTTVTAEVSIGQNDTGGFGLAVKMAVNIPGVDQQQAEELVAKAHQICPYSNATRGNMEVILSVTNNG, encoded by the coding sequence ATGAAAGTATTGTATACAGCCGCAGCTACAGCAACAGGCGGAAGAAACGGACAAGTTAAAAGCTCAGATGGTGTATTAGACCTTGAAGTACGCATGCCAAAAGCATTGGGTGGTGCACAGGATGGTTACACCAATCCGGAACAATTGTTTGCTGCCGGATATTCCGCCTGCTTTGACAGCGCCTTGAACCTGGTGATCAAAACCGGAAAAATTACTACAGGGGTCACCACCGTAACTGCAGAAGTGAGCATTGGTCAGAACGATACCGGCGGATTTGGTCTGGCGGTTAAAATGGCGGTAAATATCCCTGGAGTAGACCAGCAGCAAGCGGAAGAATTGGTGGCAAAGGCACATCAGATCTGCCCTTATTCTAACGCCACAAGGGGAAATATGGAAGTGATCCTTAGTGTAACAAATAACGGTTAA
- a CDS encoding MBL fold metallo-hydrolase has translation MKKQPYTILSTTILFFLILLNMNATAQTFKAIDAGPLKLNVYHAAETSFGVASVIISGETDVILVDAQFTLPDAKKVAEEIKASGKTLKAIFVSYGDPDFYFGLEVFKSYFPGVTVYATETTVEHIKETAQKKLEVWGPQLGDNGTKNVVLPQVLKGNSLDLEGNKLEVVNVEGAPQRTFVWIPSIKAVVGGINIFGTGFHLWLADDATEEKRQQWLKALDKIESLKPAIIIPAHHRDGAALNIESLKYDRTYIKAYVEELGKVKTSAELIDAMKKRYPEATFEIALQLGAKVNTGEMKW, from the coding sequence ATGAAAAAACAACCATATACCATACTTTCCACAACCATTTTATTCTTTTTAATCCTATTAAACATGAATGCAACAGCACAAACATTTAAAGCGATTGATGCTGGTCCGTTAAAACTTAACGTGTACCATGCTGCTGAGACCAGCTTCGGTGTCGCCTCAGTGATCATTAGTGGGGAAACCGATGTGATATTGGTGGATGCTCAGTTTACTTTGCCGGATGCCAAAAAGGTAGCAGAAGAAATCAAAGCAAGCGGTAAAACTTTGAAGGCCATTTTTGTGAGCTATGGCGATCCGGATTTTTACTTCGGACTGGAAGTCTTTAAAAGCTATTTCCCGGGAGTAACCGTTTATGCGACCGAAACAACAGTGGAGCACATTAAAGAAACTGCTCAGAAGAAACTGGAGGTATGGGGACCACAGTTAGGGGATAATGGAACAAAGAATGTGGTATTGCCACAGGTCTTGAAAGGGAATAGTCTCGATCTGGAGGGCAATAAGCTGGAGGTCGTTAATGTGGAAGGCGCTCCACAACGGACTTTTGTCTGGATTCCCTCGATTAAAGCGGTAGTTGGCGGAATTAATATTTTCGGAACAGGTTTTCATTTATGGCTTGCGGATGATGCTACGGAAGAAAAACGTCAGCAATGGTTAAAAGCCCTTGATAAAATTGAATCACTGAAACCGGCAATCATTATTCCTGCACACCATAGAGATGGCGCTGCCTTAAATATCGAGTCGCTGAAGTATGACCGGACCTACATTAAAGCATACGTGGAAGAGCTGGGGAAAGTAAAAACTTCTGCGGAACTGATTGACGCGATGAAAAAGCGCTATCCGGAGGCTACATTCGAAATTGCATTACAATTGGGTGCAAAAGTCAACACCGGAGAAATGAAATGGTAA
- a CDS encoding amino acid adenylation domain-containing protein produces MSNQQSALKKATTETSSLPLSMEEKHKILNVFNDTDWIYPMEESLVSLFGKQVHRYPENPAVFFGADWLSYKELDDSSNQVANYLLSHGIGVGQLVPVWMDRSIEWLVAVLGILKTGAAYVPVDPAYPLKRAEFIIEDTQAKVVITNGNCGSDLVPNSETKLLFLDQLSVVGGYSTDSAAIYPDENSLAYVIYTSGSTGNPKGVMVEHQSIQHLVTWHNHKFGLDENCRLTLVAGLAFDISVWEIWSALACGGSLHIAKEEERMDAISLLNFFSLHQITHGYAPSVLVPSIIAHSKVQTGLNLKYLFTGGEQLKPVLTEGLPYQLVDYYGPTECTVFATCNLVNTTATQLRSTIGMPIANTQAYILDQKGGVQPIGAIGELCIGGTALAKGYYKNEVLTDLKFVSHPFQPEKKIYLTGDLARWLPDGQIQFLGRVDNQVKIRGFRVELGEIEGALIRQDQIKNAVVITKENSGQNKYLIAFIVLKDGNQQADLAQIRQELKKELPGYMIPAEIIAIAEIPLTANGKTNNEELGIIARKHVQENLSVEAPVTESEKAIATIWSAVLERPALNRSDNFFDIGGDSLLVAVVAVSMSNKLGIKVYLRDLYQYPVLQELAESIDARIQKTEQALPVEDVEPFTELQEDIYLAPGTVFSGDFDEESLKDPAAVMLTGATGFVGIHLLQELLDHTRARVYCLVRAQDEFHAMEKINQTFKTFNVPVNAAQKSRIIPVVGDLTVNGLGWSAEQFDELAQQVEVIYHSGSSVNFIEPYSYMKSANVDGLREIIRFAAAKKTKCLVLLSTISIYSWGHVFTKKTVMREDDDIAQNLLAVSKDIGYVRSKWVMEGLADLAASQGLPLITHRLGYAMCHSGTGASAPYQWWSGLVRNCIEFQSYPQLKELREGLITVDYMTKSIVHISKDKKAIGQKFNLIASPETNLTLEDFFGLLKQYYPFKLDGLPYKAWRKQWEDDPKNRLFPLTSLFKDNMHEGLSTVELYQDTYVWDCENVKAFLQDSEIKEPVFDKELLDNYFRYLDISIS; encoded by the coding sequence ATGTCTAATCAACAATCAGCCCTAAAAAAAGCGACTACTGAAACTTCCAGTCTGCCATTGAGCATGGAAGAAAAACACAAAATCCTGAATGTATTTAATGATACAGACTGGATTTATCCAATGGAAGAGAGTCTGGTCTCCTTATTTGGAAAACAGGTCCATCGCTATCCGGAAAATCCGGCGGTGTTCTTTGGTGCAGACTGGCTCAGTTATAAAGAGCTGGACGACAGCAGTAATCAGGTGGCAAACTATCTTTTGAGTCATGGAATTGGCGTAGGACAGTTGGTCCCTGTCTGGATGGACAGGTCTATCGAATGGCTGGTTGCCGTTCTGGGAATTTTAAAAACAGGCGCTGCTTATGTGCCTGTTGATCCGGCTTACCCGCTTAAACGCGCCGAATTTATCATTGAAGATACTCAGGCAAAGGTGGTCATTACCAACGGGAATTGTGGCTCAGATTTAGTACCCAACAGCGAAACGAAATTGCTTTTCCTCGACCAGCTTTCCGTTGTAGGGGGATATTCGACTGATTCGGCCGCCATTTATCCGGATGAAAACTCATTGGCATATGTGATATATACTTCCGGCTCTACCGGCAATCCCAAGGGTGTGATGGTAGAGCATCAATCTATCCAGCATTTGGTGACCTGGCATAACCATAAATTCGGCCTCGACGAGAATTGCCGGCTCACGCTGGTTGCAGGTCTTGCCTTTGACATCTCCGTTTGGGAAATCTGGTCCGCACTCGCTTGTGGTGGCTCACTGCACATTGCGAAGGAGGAAGAAAGGATGGACGCCATTTCTTTACTGAATTTTTTTAGCCTTCATCAGATCACACATGGCTATGCACCTTCTGTACTCGTGCCCTCCATAATTGCCCATAGCAAGGTTCAGACAGGCTTAAATTTAAAATATTTATTTACCGGCGGCGAGCAGTTAAAACCTGTGTTAACCGAAGGGCTTCCTTATCAGCTGGTGGATTACTATGGGCCGACCGAATGTACGGTCTTTGCCACCTGCAACCTGGTGAATACTACAGCCACCCAACTCCGTTCTACCATTGGGATGCCCATTGCGAATACTCAGGCCTATATTCTGGATCAGAAAGGAGGGGTACAGCCTATCGGGGCAATCGGGGAACTTTGCATCGGAGGAACAGCACTGGCCAAGGGGTATTATAAGAACGAGGTGCTGACCGATCTGAAGTTCGTGTCACATCCATTTCAACCGGAAAAGAAGATTTACCTCACCGGCGACCTCGCCCGCTGGTTGCCCGACGGACAGATTCAGTTTCTGGGAAGGGTCGATAACCAGGTTAAAATCCGTGGCTTCCGGGTGGAACTTGGTGAAATTGAAGGCGCTTTAATCCGTCAGGATCAAATAAAGAATGCGGTGGTCATCACCAAAGAAAATAGCGGTCAGAATAAATACCTCATTGCTTTTATCGTACTCAAAGATGGAAATCAGCAGGCAGATCTTGCGCAGATCCGTCAGGAGCTCAAAAAAGAACTGCCGGGATATATGATTCCTGCGGAGATCATTGCAATTGCAGAAATCCCTTTAACGGCAAATGGAAAAACAAATAATGAGGAACTGGGGATCATTGCGAGAAAGCATGTTCAGGAAAACCTCAGCGTGGAGGCCCCGGTAACCGAAAGCGAAAAGGCCATTGCAACGATCTGGTCTGCAGTTCTGGAACGTCCGGCACTGAACAGGTCGGACAATTTCTTTGATATTGGAGGTGATTCCCTGCTAGTCGCAGTAGTGGCCGTTTCTATGAGCAATAAGCTTGGCATTAAAGTATACCTGCGCGATTTGTATCAATACCCGGTCTTGCAGGAATTGGCGGAATCAATTGATGCAAGGATCCAGAAGACAGAGCAGGCATTGCCAGTGGAAGACGTAGAACCATTTACAGAATTGCAGGAAGACATTTATCTTGCTCCCGGAACGGTTTTTTCCGGTGATTTTGACGAAGAAAGCCTTAAAGATCCTGCAGCAGTGATGCTGACCGGTGCTACGGGGTTTGTCGGCATTCATTTGCTTCAGGAATTGCTGGACCATACCAGGGCGAGGGTATATTGCCTGGTCAGGGCACAGGATGAGTTTCATGCGATGGAAAAAATCAACCAGACCTTCAAAACGTTTAATGTCCCCGTTAACGCCGCACAAAAATCCAGGATCATTCCGGTGGTAGGGGACCTTACGGTAAATGGGCTGGGCTGGTCTGCGGAGCAGTTTGATGAACTCGCTCAGCAGGTAGAGGTCATTTATCACTCGGGAAGCTCGGTGAACTTTATCGAACCTTATTCTTATATGAAGTCGGCCAATGTAGATGGTCTCCGTGAAATTATCCGCTTTGCGGCCGCAAAAAAGACCAAATGCCTGGTGTTGTTGTCTACCATTTCCATCTATAGCTGGGGACATGTTTTCACTAAAAAGACGGTGATGAGAGAGGATGATGACATTGCACAGAATCTTTTGGCGGTAAGTAAAGATATCGGTTATGTCAGGAGTAAATGGGTGATGGAAGGGCTGGCTGATCTGGCTGCAAGTCAGGGCTTGCCGCTGATTACGCACAGATTGGGTTATGCCATGTGCCATAGCGGGACCGGTGCGAGTGCACCTTACCAATGGTGGTCTGGTTTGGTGAGGAACTGTATTGAGTTTCAATCTTATCCGCAGTTAAAAGAGCTGAGAGAAGGCCTGATTACGGTAGATTACATGACAAAATCTATTGTGCACATTTCAAAGGATAAGAAGGCTATAGGTCAAAAGTTTAACCTGATTGCTTCGCCGGAAACCAACCTTACACTGGAAGATTTCTTCGGTCTGTTAAAGCAGTATTATCCTTTTAAACTGGATGGTTTGCCATATAAGGCATGGCGGAAACAGTGGGAAGACGATCCTAAAAACCGCTTGTTTCCATTAACCAGCTTGTTTAAGGACAATATGCATGAAGGACTTTCTACTGTAGAACTTTACCAGGATACTTATGTCTGGGATTGTGAAAATGTAAAGGCTTTTCTTCAGGATTCGGAGATCAAAGAACCTGTCTTTGATAAAGAGTTATTGGATAATTACTTTAGATATCTTGATATATCTATATCATAA
- a CDS encoding MarR family transcriptional regulator, translating into MENLKLENQLCFPIYALSRQITALYRPHLEALELTYPQYLVMLALWEHETVTVKQLGKLLWLDSGTLTPLLKRMEENGLLSRNRSEADERVVNIRISAKGTALKQLALSIPEAIKDALSTDDEQLFNLRDQLKQILSVTPTNK; encoded by the coding sequence ATGGAAAATTTAAAACTTGAAAACCAGTTATGTTTCCCTATCTACGCGTTATCACGCCAGATTACGGCCCTGTATCGGCCTCATCTGGAAGCACTTGAGCTCACCTATCCTCAGTATTTAGTAATGCTTGCACTTTGGGAACATGAAACAGTCACCGTAAAACAGTTGGGTAAATTATTATGGCTGGACAGCGGCACCCTGACTCCATTGCTAAAACGTATGGAAGAAAATGGATTATTGAGCAGAAACCGCTCCGAAGCAGATGAAAGGGTGGTCAACATCCGGATTTCTGCTAAAGGAACCGCATTGAAACAACTGGCCCTTTCTATCCCGGAGGCGATAAAAGATGCCTTGTCAACAGATGATGAGCAGCTTTTTAATTTGCGCGATCAATTGAAACAAATCTTATCGGTAACCCCTACAAATAAATAG
- a CDS encoding ABC transporter ATP-binding protein, giving the protein MPILWKYFKEQKWWVVLALFLAAIAQLLSLTDPIIFGKIIDEYATNPGNKSQEVLVKGVLYWLSIAIGIAIAARIAKAFQEYYTRLAVQQFGMQIFNDGLKQTLRLSFQEFEESHSGETLSILQKVKTDTERFINSFINILFSSLVGMGFLIWYSITKNWMLVPVFIIGILVLGSLTGLLSKKIKTVQRSINKETNKMAGVITESLRNIELVKSLGLTFPEIRRLKIQTQKIYDLEMMKTKRVRTLSFLQGTTLNLLKQSILFILLWLIFRNKLSTGELITMQFISTSIFGPLQDLGNIILSYREVEASVHNFDQLMQKPIERKPESPKKTGPLKNLSFDQVIFRHKTAQTNAIDNISFHVNSGETIAFVGPSGSGKSTLVKLLVGLYRPVSGSILFNEFNAKEISYNELRRQIGFVTQDTQLFAGTIKENLLFVKGTATDEELMSALEKASCTNLLAKSEKGINTLLGEGGLKLSGGEKQRISIARALLRNPRLLIFDEATSALDSLTEEEITSTIRDLSMSKDRITIVIAHRLSTIMHADVIYVLEKGMISEAGSHEELLEQKGLYYAMWRQQVGERK; this is encoded by the coding sequence ATGCCGATCCTGTGGAAATATTTTAAAGAACAAAAATGGTGGGTAGTTCTGGCTCTTTTCCTTGCCGCTATAGCCCAATTGTTAAGTCTTACCGACCCCATTATCTTTGGAAAGATCATTGATGAATACGCCACAAATCCAGGTAACAAAAGTCAGGAAGTTTTGGTAAAAGGCGTACTTTACTGGCTGAGCATAGCGATAGGGATTGCCATCGCCGCCAGAATCGCCAAAGCTTTTCAGGAATATTATACCCGCCTTGCCGTTCAGCAATTCGGAATGCAGATCTTTAACGATGGCTTGAAACAAACACTCCGCCTCTCCTTTCAGGAATTTGAGGAAAGCCATAGCGGAGAAACCTTATCCATCTTACAAAAGGTAAAAACAGATACAGAACGTTTCATCAATTCTTTCATTAACATTCTCTTTTCTTCCCTTGTAGGAATGGGTTTTCTCATCTGGTATTCCATTACCAAGAACTGGATGCTGGTTCCGGTCTTTATCATTGGCATCCTGGTGCTCGGATCACTCACCGGCTTGTTAAGTAAGAAAATAAAAACTGTACAGCGTTCGATCAACAAAGAAACCAATAAAATGGCGGGGGTGATCACAGAATCGCTCCGCAATATAGAGCTGGTCAAGAGTCTTGGCCTGACCTTCCCTGAGATTCGCAGATTAAAAATCCAGACACAAAAGATTTATGATCTGGAAATGATGAAAACAAAGCGGGTCCGAACATTGTCCTTTCTCCAGGGAACCACGCTGAACCTGCTGAAACAATCCATTTTATTTATCCTGCTTTGGCTGATCTTCCGCAATAAACTCAGCACCGGAGAGCTGATCACGATGCAATTCATTTCTACTTCTATTTTTGGGCCTCTACAAGACCTTGGAAACATCATTTTAAGCTACCGCGAAGTGGAAGCTTCAGTTCATAACTTTGATCAGCTGATGCAAAAACCCATCGAGCGCAAGCCCGAATCTCCGAAAAAGACGGGTCCATTAAAAAACTTATCATTTGACCAGGTCATTTTTCGACACAAAACAGCACAGACAAATGCCATAGACAACATCTCTTTCCATGTCAACAGTGGGGAAACCATCGCTTTTGTTGGCCCTTCAGGATCTGGAAAATCAACCCTGGTGAAACTCCTGGTCGGATTATACCGCCCGGTATCCGGGTCGATTCTCTTCAATGAATTCAATGCAAAAGAGATCAGCTATAATGAATTGCGGCGCCAGATTGGTTTTGTGACCCAGGATACCCAATTGTTTGCCGGCACCATTAAAGAGAACTTATTATTTGTAAAAGGAACGGCAACAGATGAAGAATTGATGAGCGCTTTAGAAAAGGCCTCCTGTACCAACCTTTTGGCCAAATCGGAGAAAGGGATCAATACCCTGCTCGGTGAAGGTGGCCTGAAATTATCCGGAGGAGAAAAACAGAGAATCTCCATTGCAAGAGCTTTATTGAGGAATCCGAGATTGCTCATTTTTGATGAAGCCACCTCTGCATTGGATTCCCTTACCGAAGAAGAAATTACCAGTACCATCCGCGACCTTTCCATGAGCAAAGACCGCATCACCATTGTCATTGCCCACCGCCTTTCGACGATCATGCATGCCGATGTGATCTATGTGCTGGAAAAAGGAATGATCTCTGAAGCCGGCTCTCATGAAGAACTGCTGGAACAAAAAGGCCTCTACTATGCAATGTGGCGACAACAAGTTGGAGAAAGGAAGTGA